A genomic region of uncultured Paludibaculum sp. contains the following coding sequences:
- a CDS encoding MBL fold metallo-hydrolase, with translation MSEYPLTLTYIGGPTVLIEFGPVRLLTDPTFDPAGGDYTTGPVTLHKLAGPALSAAEVGSFDYVLLSHDHHFDNLDHAGRELLTHAKLVLTTEEGASRLGGNSVGLHNWQTLDLASADGRTLRVVAAPGRHGPQGMDRGAVIGFVLYFTDAPERCIYFSGDTVWYEGVAEVGRRFPIRTAILNLGAARVPEVGSFHLTMTAEEAVQVAQAFQDATIVPLHFEGWRHFSEGKNEIALAFAAASLTSRLCWPELGGATRVVV, from the coding sequence ATGTCCGAGTACCCTCTGACCCTCACTTACATCGGCGGGCCGACGGTTCTGATTGAATTTGGGCCAGTCCGCCTGCTTACCGATCCTACCTTCGACCCCGCGGGCGGCGACTACACCACGGGTCCCGTCACGCTGCACAAGTTGGCTGGGCCGGCGCTCAGCGCGGCGGAGGTCGGTTCGTTTGACTACGTCCTGCTGAGCCACGACCACCACTTCGACAATCTCGACCACGCCGGACGCGAGCTGCTGACCCATGCAAAGCTAGTGCTCACCACGGAGGAGGGGGCCAGCCGTCTTGGGGGGAACAGCGTCGGGTTGCACAACTGGCAGACTCTCGATCTGGCCTCGGCTGACGGACGGACGCTCAGAGTGGTCGCTGCTCCGGGGCGCCACGGTCCACAGGGTATGGATCGCGGTGCAGTCATCGGGTTCGTTCTGTATTTCACCGACGCTCCGGAGCGGTGCATCTACTTTTCCGGCGACACAGTCTGGTATGAAGGTGTGGCCGAGGTGGGCCGGCGATTTCCGATCAGAACGGCCATTCTCAATCTCGGGGCGGCGCGTGTACCCGAGGTGGGTTCGTTCCATCTCACAATGACCGCGGAGGAAGCTGTCCAGGTGGCCCAGGCATTTCAGGACGCAACCATCGTGCCCTTGCACTTTGAGGGCTGGCGGCACTTCTCCGAGGGCAAGAACGAGATCGCACTGGCTTTCGCCGCCGCGAGTCTGACCAGCCGGCTATGCTGGCCTGAACTCGGCGGTGCCACGCGCGTTGTCGTCTGA
- a CDS encoding oxidoreductase → MSQSKVWLITGSSRGLGRAITEAVLAAGHQVVATARQPGQLSDFVERYGDRVRAVALDVTDAAAARAAVQTAIDEFGRLDVVVNNAGYGYVGSVEDMSEGDFRAQIETNFFGVVNVSRAALPHLRRQRSGHLVQISSIGGRHSSPGLSAYQAAKWAVGGFSEVLAKEVSPLGIKVTIVEPGGFRTDWAGASMKIDEVRPEYQPTVGVYSEFMRSHDGQQLGDPKKAAQVLLQLVELDEPPVRLLLGEDAQYLAAASAAHRTTEDEKWKHLGASTGFDGAPGIEALLSKLPSTVKS, encoded by the coding sequence ATGTCGCAATCAAAAGTCTGGTTGATCACGGGCAGTTCCCGTGGATTGGGAAGAGCGATTACGGAAGCAGTGCTGGCCGCCGGGCATCAGGTAGTGGCCACGGCGAGGCAGCCTGGACAGTTATCGGACTTTGTCGAGCGCTACGGAGATCGCGTACGGGCTGTCGCCCTTGACGTCACCGACGCCGCGGCTGCCCGGGCGGCCGTGCAGACCGCCATCGACGAATTCGGACGCCTGGATGTCGTGGTCAACAATGCCGGTTATGGCTACGTAGGCTCGGTCGAAGACATGAGCGAGGGCGACTTCCGGGCCCAGATCGAGACGAACTTCTTCGGGGTCGTCAACGTTTCGCGTGCCGCGCTGCCGCATCTGCGGAGGCAACGTTCCGGCCACCTCGTCCAGATCTCGTCCATCGGCGGACGGCACAGCTCCCCGGGCCTCAGCGCCTATCAGGCCGCCAAATGGGCGGTGGGTGGATTCTCGGAAGTCCTTGCGAAAGAAGTGAGTCCGCTGGGGATCAAGGTGACCATCGTCGAGCCGGGCGGCTTCCGGACCGATTGGGCCGGCGCATCCATGAAGATCGACGAAGTGCGGCCGGAGTATCAACCCACCGTGGGTGTTTACTCTGAGTTCATGCGCAGTCACGACGGGCAGCAGTTGGGAGACCCGAAGAAAGCGGCCCAGGTCCTGTTGCAATTGGTGGAACTGGACGAACCGCCGGTGCGATTGCTGCTCGGTGAGGACGCCCAATACCTGGCGGCAGCCAGCGCGGCCCACCGGACCACCGAGGACGAGAAGTGGAAGCATCTCGGTGCCTCCACCGGCTTTGACGGAGCGCCCGGAATCGAGGCGCTGCTGTCGAAACTCCCCTCCACTGTGAAGTCGTAG
- a CDS encoding zinc metalloprotease: MPDQLPVSKTPIRTCGAAEVHQRLLQDPEYQARRLAIESHLARFLLFGLESTRTGITEIPVVVHVVYSSTEGNISDQQIHSQIDVLNRDFRAANADIDKVPSVWTSLVSDTRIQFALANTDPGGAPTSGITRTSTTVSSFGTNDDVKSAARGGTDAWPADRYLNIWVCELSNGLLGYAQFPGGPAATDGVVILHSAFGTVGTATAPFNLGRTTTHEVGHWLNLIHIWGDRLDCSGNDDVADTPTAQRPNYGKPTFPHISCGNGPNGDMFVNYMDYVDDDAMMMFTLGQTSRMAAALDGPRSSIGRAIDSNPGT, translated from the coding sequence TTGCCCGACCAACTCCCTGTTTCCAAAACGCCCATCAGAACCTGCGGTGCCGCGGAAGTCCACCAACGGCTGCTGCAGGATCCCGAGTACCAGGCTCGGCGCCTGGCCATCGAAAGTCATCTGGCCCGCTTCCTGCTATTTGGCCTGGAGAGTACCCGCACGGGGATCACCGAGATCCCGGTTGTCGTGCACGTGGTCTATTCCAGCACGGAGGGCAACATCAGCGATCAGCAGATCCATAGTCAAATCGATGTGTTGAACAGAGACTTCCGGGCAGCCAATGCCGATATCGACAAAGTCCCCTCGGTGTGGACAAGTCTCGTAAGCGACACCCGCATCCAATTCGCGCTCGCCAACACCGATCCAGGCGGAGCGCCCACCTCGGGCATCACGCGCACTTCGACGACGGTGTCATCCTTCGGCACGAATGACGACGTGAAGTCGGCCGCGCGAGGCGGTACCGATGCCTGGCCCGCTGATCGCTATCTGAACATATGGGTCTGCGAATTGAGCAACGGACTGCTGGGCTACGCGCAGTTCCCCGGTGGGCCGGCAGCCACCGATGGGGTGGTCATTCTCCACTCGGCGTTCGGCACCGTTGGCACCGCGACGGCGCCATTCAATCTCGGCCGTACGACGACACATGAGGTGGGCCACTGGCTGAACCTCATTCATATCTGGGGCGACCGTCTCGACTGCTCGGGCAACGACGATGTGGCCGATACGCCCACCGCGCAGAGACCGAACTACGGCAAGCCCACATTCCCGCATATCTCCTGTGGGAACGGACCCAACGGCGACATGTTCGTCAACTACATGGACTATGTCGACGACGACGCGATGATGATGTTCACCCTGGGGCAGACCTCACGGATGGCCGCTGCTCTGGACGGGCCACGATCCTCCATTGGACGGGCGATCGATTCGAACCCGGGCACGTAG
- a CDS encoding ABC transporter permease, with protein sequence MLGGLRSLWRVLRSRRGFEAGMSEELRFHIEQYTEDLVRSGVPAEQAARQARLEFGGLNSVEEDCRQARGLRVFDELGRELRHAARLLRKSPSFTATALLTIAICLGANLTIFAVIDSILLRPLPFPEAGRLVTIYNSYPKAGVDRDGSSVTNYYERRGQIPAFSSLSLYRNTTAVVGETGSTEREQIARVTPEFFTTLGTGPVLGRAFTERETSYQTDDVVILSNGYWRQHFQADPQVIGRQLRVDGTPATVVGVLPAGFHFLSSEARLYFPFASNPGDRGPNQRHSGGNSKHMIARLKPGATMALAQTQIDAQNAALEADNPKARALLADAGFRSVVAGLHADHVASIRPILLGLQAGALVLMLIGAVNLVNLLLVRANGRMKEIAVRQALGATRMHVTSEVFVETSLLTFMGSLLGLAAGAAGIRLLGVFGADRLPLGGQIVLDMRVAAVAFLGALLLGLLLAAPIAWLNLHGYVAASIRSESRGATASHAAQRLRHGFIVAQVALALVLLAGAGMLSLSLERAMAVSPGFRPDHVFTSQISVPWNNYRTWAARLAFNEKLLGDLASQPGVVSAGIVNNVPLSGNSGKSAATVKGRARRPGEAPRGHYAYGVDGDYFTAMGFSLRAGRFLDATDSRRPERVCVIDEDFARYYWPAGNAVGQFLFNGADEKSDAEAFKVVGVVSSAKQAGLTDEAAQGAVYFPYALRSDDSLFVVVRTSLPPESLAVPLQRLVRHIDPELPVSDLRSMDTRIADSLIAYRSPALMAGFFSMIALLLTAVGTYGVLSYAVTQRRREIGLRMALGAQPQQIRIQFLSLALRLLVAGTAVGLVGAWFAGEAMRALLFHVPSLHVGTLASAVAVIGLVSLGACLLPSHRAAKISPMEALADE encoded by the coding sequence TTGCTGGGCGGTCTGCGTTCCCTATGGCGCGTCCTGCGATCCCGCCGCGGCTTCGAAGCGGGCATGAGCGAGGAGCTGCGCTTCCACATCGAGCAGTACACCGAAGATCTAGTGCGCTCCGGCGTGCCCGCCGAGCAGGCGGCCAGGCAGGCCCGCCTGGAGTTCGGCGGCCTCAACAGCGTGGAAGAAGATTGCCGCCAGGCGCGTGGATTGCGCGTCTTCGACGAATTGGGAAGGGAACTGCGGCACGCTGCCAGACTGCTGAGGAAGTCGCCTAGCTTCACGGCCACGGCTCTGCTCACCATCGCCATCTGTCTCGGGGCGAACCTCACCATCTTTGCCGTTATTGATTCGATTCTGCTGCGACCGCTGCCTTTCCCCGAGGCCGGCCGGCTTGTGACGATCTACAACTCTTACCCCAAGGCCGGCGTGGACCGCGACGGGTCCAGCGTCACGAACTACTATGAGCGCCGAGGCCAGATACCGGCCTTTTCGTCGCTGTCGCTCTACCGGAACACAACGGCCGTTGTCGGCGAGACCGGCTCCACGGAACGCGAGCAGATTGCACGGGTGACGCCGGAGTTCTTCACGACTCTCGGAACAGGGCCCGTGCTGGGCCGCGCGTTCACTGAGCGCGAGACCTCCTATCAAACGGATGACGTCGTGATTCTTAGCAACGGCTATTGGCGGCAGCACTTCCAGGCCGACCCCCAGGTGATTGGCCGCCAGTTGCGTGTCGACGGCACTCCGGCCACCGTTGTAGGCGTCCTTCCGGCGGGCTTCCACTTTCTCTCTTCCGAGGCGCGACTGTACTTCCCATTTGCGTCGAACCCCGGGGATCGGGGACCGAATCAGCGGCACTCCGGCGGCAACTCGAAGCACATGATCGCCCGGCTCAAGCCCGGCGCTACGATGGCATTGGCTCAGACTCAGATCGACGCCCAGAATGCAGCGCTGGAGGCCGATAACCCGAAGGCCAGGGCGCTTCTGGCGGACGCGGGGTTCCGCTCCGTCGTGGCCGGCCTGCATGCGGACCATGTCGCGAGCATCCGCCCCATTTTGCTTGGCCTGCAGGCTGGTGCTCTCGTTCTGATGCTCATCGGTGCTGTGAATCTGGTGAATCTGCTGCTCGTCCGGGCCAATGGCCGGATGAAAGAGATTGCCGTGCGGCAGGCGCTGGGCGCAACGCGGATGCACGTCACCAGCGAAGTGTTCGTCGAAACCAGCCTGCTCACGTTTATGGGGAGCTTGCTGGGGTTGGCTGCTGGTGCCGCCGGCATCCGGCTTCTCGGCGTTTTCGGGGCCGACCGGTTGCCACTGGGTGGTCAGATCGTATTGGATATGCGCGTCGCCGCCGTTGCTTTTCTCGGAGCGCTGTTGCTCGGCCTTCTGCTGGCCGCACCCATTGCGTGGCTGAACCTGCATGGATACGTTGCCGCCTCCATCCGCTCAGAATCACGAGGCGCCACTGCCAGTCATGCCGCCCAGCGTCTGCGGCATGGCTTCATCGTGGCCCAGGTGGCGCTGGCGCTTGTACTGCTGGCCGGAGCTGGAATGCTGAGCCTGAGCCTGGAGCGTGCCATGGCCGTCTCACCGGGCTTCCGCCCGGACCACGTGTTTACCAGCCAGATCTCGGTGCCATGGAACAACTACCGCACCTGGGCGGCACGGCTCGCGTTCAACGAGAAGCTACTGGGCGACCTGGCCAGCCAGCCGGGTGTGGTTTCCGCCGGCATCGTCAATAACGTGCCGCTGAGCGGTAACAGCGGCAAGAGCGCGGCGACGGTGAAGGGGCGCGCGCGGCGGCCCGGTGAAGCTCCGCGTGGTCACTATGCCTATGGCGTCGATGGCGACTACTTCACGGCGATGGGCTTCAGCCTGCGCGCCGGGCGATTCCTGGATGCGACAGACTCCCGTCGGCCGGAGCGCGTTTGCGTGATCGACGAGGATTTTGCCCGCTACTATTGGCCCGCGGGCAACGCCGTGGGCCAGTTTCTCTTCAACGGCGCTGACGAGAAGAGCGATGCTGAAGCCTTCAAGGTGGTCGGAGTGGTCAGTTCGGCGAAGCAAGCCGGCCTCACCGACGAAGCGGCCCAGGGCGCAGTCTACTTCCCCTATGCCCTCCGCTCGGACGACAGCCTCTTCGTGGTCGTGCGCACCAGCCTGCCTCCTGAGTCGCTGGCGGTCCCACTGCAGCGCCTCGTGCGGCACATCGACCCGGAACTGCCCGTGAGCGACCTTCGCTCCATGGACACCCGCATTGCCGACAGCCTCATCGCTTATCGTTCGCCGGCTCTCATGGCGGGTTTCTTCTCGATGATCGCCTTGTTGCTCACCGCCGTGGGTACGTATGGAGTGCTGAGCTATGCAGTGACACAGCGGCGCCGTGAGATCGGCCTACGCATGGCGCTGGGGGCCCAGCCGCAGCAGATCCGCATTCAGTTCCTATCTCTCGCCTTGCGTCTGCTGGTGGCGGGGACGGCTGTCGGGCTGGTGGGGGCCTGGTTTGCCGGCGAGGCGATGCGGGCGCTGTTGTTCCACGTGCCATCGCTCCATGTGGGTACTTTGGCTTCGGCTGTGGCGGTCATCGGATTAGTCTCGCTGGGCGCCTGTTTATTGCCCTCGCATCGAGCCGCGAAGATCTCGCCCATGGAGGCGCTGGCCGACGAATAG
- a CDS encoding alpha/beta hydrolase-fold protein: protein MLRMARWTAGALFATAVMVNAQAPQGPVVVSPEVSAERTITFRLLAPKADTVEVQGGDIQGLTRGVIPMVKGANGVWEATSPVVPAGAYRYRFIVNGVNATDPRNPQVSESNANSWSLVVVPGAAWVDVGQVPHGAVASVTYFSKSLNRNRRMHVYTPPGYELGKGKFPLFYLLHGASDCDDSWTSVGRAGFILDNLIAAGTAKPMIVVMPAGHTSTSMGPRTATARDEFADDFMSDIVPYVESHYRVLKGRQNRAIAGLSMGGGQTLNIGMAHLDQFAYMGVFSSGVFGRGPRTAGATPTTPPEWETERAAMLDNAKLKPGLKLLWFATGKDDFLLGTTKVTIEMLKKHGFEPVFKETDGGHTWLNWRDYLNEFAPKLFR, encoded by the coding sequence ATGCTGAGAATGGCCAGATGGACCGCCGGCGCACTGTTTGCGACCGCGGTCATGGTGAATGCCCAGGCACCACAGGGCCCTGTGGTCGTGTCGCCGGAGGTGTCCGCCGAGCGGACGATCACGTTCCGGCTGCTGGCGCCGAAAGCCGACACGGTTGAGGTGCAGGGTGGCGACATTCAAGGCCTGACTCGTGGCGTGATTCCGATGGTGAAGGGCGCCAACGGCGTGTGGGAAGCGACTTCCCCCGTTGTGCCGGCCGGCGCTTACCGCTACCGCTTCATCGTCAATGGAGTCAACGCGACGGATCCGCGCAATCCACAGGTGAGCGAGTCGAACGCCAATAGCTGGAGCCTGGTGGTGGTGCCCGGGGCGGCCTGGGTGGATGTTGGTCAGGTGCCACATGGAGCCGTGGCTTCGGTTACCTACTTTTCGAAGTCTCTGAACCGCAACCGCCGGATGCACGTCTACACTCCGCCCGGATACGAGTTGGGCAAGGGCAAGTTCCCGCTCTTCTACCTGCTGCATGGCGCCAGCGATTGCGACGACTCGTGGACATCGGTCGGCCGGGCCGGTTTCATTCTCGATAACCTCATCGCGGCAGGGACGGCGAAGCCCATGATTGTGGTGATGCCGGCGGGTCATACGTCCACCTCGATGGGACCGAGAACGGCCACGGCTCGGGATGAGTTTGCCGATGACTTCATGAGCGACATCGTCCCCTATGTTGAAAGTCACTATCGTGTGCTGAAAGGCCGTCAGAACCGAGCCATTGCCGGGCTATCGATGGGCGGCGGACAGACGCTCAATATCGGGATGGCGCACCTCGACCAATTCGCCTATATGGGTGTATTTAGCTCGGGCGTATTCGGCCGCGGTCCCAGGACGGCCGGGGCCACGCCGACGACCCCTCCGGAATGGGAGACCGAGCGCGCAGCGATGCTCGACAATGCCAAGCTGAAGCCGGGCCTGAAATTGCTGTGGTTTGCCACCGGCAAGGATGACTTCCTGCTGGGCACGACCAAGGTGACCATCGAGATGCTGAAAAAGCACGGATTTGAGCCGGTTTTCAAGGAGACAGACGGTGGTCATACATGGCTGAACTGGCGTGACTACCTGAATGAATTCGCGCCGAAACTGTTCCGATAG
- a CDS encoding CAP domain-containing protein, with the protein MLAAHNAVRTRVHVPPLVWSTELEALARQWSRSLITSGQFRHRPAGRLGENLFEIDGQRASPAFVVDSWASEAKDFDLRSNTCRAGAACGHYTQIVWRTTRKVGCAAGRRGPREVWVCYYDPPGNWVGEKPY; encoded by the coding sequence ATGCTTGCGGCCCACAATGCGGTCCGCACCCGAGTGCACGTGCCGCCTTTGGTCTGGTCGACTGAGCTGGAGGCATTGGCGCGGCAGTGGTCCCGGTCGCTGATCACGAGTGGGCAGTTCCGGCATCGTCCGGCGGGCCGTCTTGGTGAGAACCTCTTCGAGATTGACGGCCAGAGAGCGTCTCCGGCGTTCGTCGTCGACAGTTGGGCGTCGGAGGCCAAGGACTTCGACTTGCGTTCGAATACCTGTCGCGCCGGCGCCGCCTGTGGCCACTACACACAAATCGTCTGGCGGACAACGAGGAAGGTGGGCTGCGCCGCTGGCCGCCGCGGGCCGCGCGAAGTGTGGGTTTGTTACTACGATCCGCCCGGCAATTGGGTGGGCGAGAAGCCGTACTGA
- a CDS encoding VWA domain-containing protein, with the protein MRTAITAIFLCTLAAPAQQVGGNVQPGQSEQATFTAGAQLVVETVTVTDKKGKPIEGLTAKDFTVTEDGVPQTIKVFEYQRLTEAAVRTPSAGPEKVKVYEKLGQTRIAAESPGDTRYKNRRLLALYFDMTAMDQADELRALAAAQTFIRRQMTADDLLAILRYSGGAVEVLQDFTQDRDRLLSILQTMIIGEGQGFDESTNDAGSADTGAAFGQDDSEFNIFNTDRQLSALQTAAKMLSQLSEKKALVYFSSGLRLNGMNNQAQLVATINSAIRAGVSFWPIDARGLVADPPMGDASQASPGNKGMYSGTAMMANTNRFQQSQDTLYSLAADTGGKALFDTNDLTKGIVQASEAISSYYVIGYYATNAELDGKFRRIKITLNGELSANLDYRQGYYAGKQFNKFTSADKERQLEDALMLPDPITELTIAMEIDYFQLNRAEYYVPVVVKIPGRELALAKKRGAERTVIDFIGEIKDSFGTTVMNVRDKVTAKLSEATAAELAKRPIVYDTGYTLLPGQYTIKFLARDAETGRIGTYETKFLIPNLNKEEIRLPISSVVLSSQRVDMKEALYNAMKEKDRHDEVNPLVQDGQKLIPSVTRVFNRSQNLYVYLHSYQQGVEPARPVVAVVSFYRGGAKVFESTPMQVTGAGSGRLKTLPIHFDIPLEHIEAGQYECQLTVLNPDGQRAAFWRAPILIVQ; encoded by the coding sequence ATGCGCACAGCAATCACGGCAATCTTCCTCTGCACTCTCGCCGCGCCAGCGCAACAGGTGGGAGGGAACGTACAGCCGGGCCAGTCGGAACAAGCCACGTTCACCGCCGGCGCGCAACTGGTCGTCGAAACGGTAACAGTGACGGACAAGAAAGGCAAGCCAATCGAGGGCCTCACAGCCAAGGACTTCACAGTCACTGAGGACGGCGTGCCACAGACCATCAAGGTCTTCGAGTATCAGCGGCTCACTGAAGCCGCCGTCCGCACCCCCTCCGCGGGGCCGGAGAAGGTGAAGGTCTACGAGAAACTGGGGCAGACCAGGATCGCGGCGGAGTCGCCGGGCGATACGCGCTACAAGAATCGACGGCTGTTGGCGCTCTACTTCGACATGACGGCCATGGATCAGGCCGACGAGTTGCGAGCCTTGGCCGCGGCCCAGACATTCATCCGAAGACAGATGACTGCCGACGATCTGTTGGCCATCCTCCGCTACTCCGGCGGGGCGGTGGAGGTGCTGCAGGACTTCACACAGGATCGCGACCGCCTGCTGAGCATTCTGCAAACGATGATCATCGGCGAGGGCCAGGGCTTCGACGAGTCGACAAACGATGCGGGCAGCGCGGATACCGGTGCTGCGTTCGGACAGGACGACAGCGAATTCAACATCTTCAACACAGACCGTCAGCTCTCGGCGCTGCAGACCGCGGCCAAGATGCTGTCGCAGCTCAGCGAGAAGAAGGCGCTGGTCTACTTCTCCAGCGGACTCCGCCTGAACGGCATGAATAATCAGGCACAGCTTGTGGCGACGATCAATTCGGCCATTCGCGCCGGAGTGTCGTTCTGGCCCATCGACGCGCGCGGACTGGTGGCCGATCCTCCCATGGGCGACGCGTCGCAGGCCTCTCCGGGCAACAAGGGCATGTACTCCGGGACGGCGATGATGGCGAACACCAACCGTTTCCAGCAATCGCAGGACACGCTTTACTCACTGGCGGCCGATACCGGCGGCAAAGCCTTATTCGACACCAACGATCTGACGAAGGGCATCGTGCAAGCATCCGAGGCCATCTCCAGTTACTACGTCATCGGCTACTACGCGACAAACGCCGAGCTGGACGGCAAGTTCCGCCGCATCAAGATCACTCTGAACGGCGAGTTGTCCGCGAATCTGGATTACCGGCAGGGCTACTACGCAGGCAAACAGTTCAACAAGTTCACGTCCGCCGACAAGGAGCGGCAGCTGGAAGACGCCCTGATGCTGCCGGATCCCATCACAGAGCTCACCATTGCGATGGAAATCGACTACTTTCAGTTGAACCGCGCCGAATACTATGTCCCCGTGGTGGTGAAGATCCCGGGCCGGGAACTGGCGCTGGCGAAGAAGCGCGGCGCCGAGCGCACGGTGATCGACTTCATCGGCGAGATCAAGGACTCATTCGGTACAACCGTGATGAACGTCCGCGACAAAGTGACCGCCAAGTTAAGCGAGGCAACCGCGGCCGAGTTGGCCAAGCGGCCGATCGTCTACGACACCGGCTACACGCTGCTACCGGGCCAGTACACCATCAAGTTCCTGGCGCGTGACGCCGAGACTGGCCGCATTGGAACCTATGAGACTAAGTTCCTCATTCCCAACCTGAATAAGGAAGAGATCCGCCTGCCCATCAGCTCCGTGGTGCTGAGCAGCCAGCGTGTGGACATGAAGGAAGCGCTGTACAACGCGATGAAGGAGAAAGACCGGCACGATGAGGTGAACCCCCTGGTGCAGGACGGGCAGAAGCTGATCCCCAGCGTGACGCGCGTCTTCAACAGGAGCCAGAACCTGTATGTGTATCTGCACTCCTACCAGCAGGGTGTCGAGCCGGCCCGCCCGGTGGTGGCGGTGGTGAGCTTCTATCGCGGCGGTGCGAAGGTGTTCGAATCCACACCAATGCAAGTGACCGGTGCCGGGTCGGGCCGGCTGAAGACGCTGCCGATCCACTTCGACATTCCGCTGGAGCACATCGAGGCCGGACAGTATGAGTGCCAGTTGACGGTGCTGAATCCTGACGGACAACGGGCGGCGTTCTGGCGGGCGCCGATCCTCATTGTGCAGTAG
- a CDS encoding NAD(P)H-binding protein: MRVLIFGATGMVGHGALRAALMDPGVEFVQTIGRTATGLNHKNLREVVHADLLHYDAVETELSGFDACFFCLGVSSAGMQEDAYERVTYGIAMAAAQTLVRLNPHMTFIFVSGAGTDSTERGRLMWARVKGKTENALMRLPFRASYMFRPGFIQPVHGAKSKTAVYRFFYTILTPLMPLLRWSFPAYVLTTEEIGLAMLRVVRLGATERVLETRDIRAVLTSRKG, translated from the coding sequence ATGAGGGTGCTGATCTTCGGAGCGACGGGCATGGTAGGCCACGGCGCTCTGCGCGCCGCGTTGATGGATCCCGGTGTGGAGTTCGTTCAGACCATCGGCCGCACGGCCACCGGCCTCAACCACAAGAACCTGCGCGAGGTGGTCCATGCCGACCTCCTCCACTACGACGCCGTGGAGACCGAACTCTCCGGCTTCGATGCCTGCTTCTTCTGCCTCGGCGTCTCGTCGGCGGGAATGCAGGAAGACGCGTATGAACGTGTGACCTATGGCATCGCCATGGCCGCCGCCCAGACACTGGTCCGGCTGAATCCGCACATGACCTTCATTTTCGTCTCCGGCGCCGGAACGGACAGCACGGAGCGCGGCCGACTGATGTGGGCGCGGGTAAAGGGAAAAACAGAGAACGCCTTGATGCGCCTGCCCTTTCGGGCCAGCTATATGTTCCGGCCCGGCTTCATTCAGCCAGTGCATGGAGCCAAGTCGAAAACGGCTGTCTACCGTTTCTTCTACACAATCCTCACGCCCTTGATGCCGCTGCTGCGGTGGAGCTTTCCGGCCTACGTGCTGACCACTGAGGAGATCGGGTTGGCGATGCTGCGCGTCGTCAGGTTGGGCGCGACAGAGCGGGTTCTGGAGACCAGAGACATCCGCGCGGTACTCACTTCTCGAAAGGGTTGA
- a CDS encoding TetR/AcrR family transcriptional regulator — MARLRSDDKREAILTAAAGVFAERGLAAPTSAISKAAGVAEGSLFTYFPTKDDLINALYREIKLGLAGAMMSGFSRQADVRGKLRHIWDSYVNWGIAHPAQRKVLAQLQVSDKLTRETRAVGSAPFAEVQVMARQAVEQGVVRDMPIEVFTSTIDAMATATMELIASNPSQADKYRSLGFEVVWSGIRNG; from the coding sequence ATGGCGCGACTCAGGAGCGACGACAAGCGCGAGGCCATACTGACGGCGGCGGCCGGTGTGTTCGCCGAAAGAGGGCTCGCCGCGCCCACCTCGGCCATCTCCAAGGCCGCCGGAGTGGCCGAAGGTTCGCTGTTCACTTACTTCCCGACGAAAGACGATCTCATCAACGCCCTCTATCGCGAGATCAAGCTGGGGCTGGCCGGCGCGATGATGTCCGGCTTCTCGCGGCAGGCGGACGTGCGCGGCAAGTTGCGCCACATTTGGGATTCGTATGTAAACTGGGGCATCGCGCATCCCGCCCAACGAAAGGTTCTGGCGCAGTTGCAGGTCTCCGACAAGCTCACCAGAGAGACCCGCGCTGTCGGTTCGGCTCCTTTTGCCGAAGTGCAGGTGATGGCCCGCCAGGCGGTGGAACAAGGCGTGGTGCGCGACATGCCGATCGAAGTGTTCACCTCCACTATCGACGCAATGGCTACCGCCACCATGGAACTCATTGCTTCCAACCCGTCTCAGGCGGACAAGTACCGCAGTTTGGGCTTCGAAGTAGTGTGGAGCGGAATCCGCAACGGATAG
- a CDS encoding PadR family transcriptional regulator, which yields MAKTAELLPGTLDMLILKAVSLKPLHGYGVLLRIRQISDEALDIPQGSLYPALYRLEHQELIAAEWAQSDNNRRAKFYTLTAAGRRRLKEETASWNRLATAMAAALSATSEEV from the coding sequence GTGGCGAAGACAGCCGAACTACTGCCGGGCACTCTCGACATGCTCATCCTCAAGGCCGTGTCCTTGAAGCCGCTGCACGGCTATGGCGTTTTGCTGAGGATCCGCCAGATCTCGGATGAAGCTCTGGATATTCCGCAAGGCTCGCTCTATCCGGCCCTCTACCGCCTGGAGCACCAGGAGTTGATTGCCGCCGAATGGGCGCAGAGCGACAACAACCGCAGGGCGAAGTTCTATACATTGACGGCGGCTGGCCGGCGCAGGCTCAAAGAGGAGACGGCCAGTTGGAACCGGCTGGCCACGGCCATGGCGGCGGCATTGAGCGCCACCTCGGAGGAGGTGTAA